The Polyangiaceae bacterium genome includes a region encoding these proteins:
- a CDS encoding PrsW family intramembrane metalloprotease, with amino-acid sequence MIIALFVAIFLVSVCVFFYGLAIKGVDRYEPEPVWLLIMCFFWGALGATFGSLIFNTIGGSVVYSAMGSSQAASGITASFIAPPVEESFKGIFLLVVWAASALWLKELDGALDGAIYGGVIGLGFTLTEDVLYIMRGTSQGGMAAFTVIFFLRTILGGLGHATFTAMTGVGVGIAAESRNMLVKVVAPIGGWTAAVGLHFLHNFLVSFFGGAGVLLKLAVFFTFDILFFVLLYILAFRDRAIVIRNLVDEVGVMLHPKEFKTSTSAAQLVPLWNVLTLKDSPQGYGAARKKQLALSELAFLKHRRRRGESGQGLDRREHELRAEIQAANNRGVFIGKR; translated from the coding sequence GTGATCATCGCGCTCTTCGTCGCCATCTTCCTGGTCTCGGTGTGCGTGTTCTTCTACGGCCTCGCCATCAAGGGCGTGGACCGCTACGAGCCCGAGCCGGTGTGGCTGCTGATCATGTGCTTCTTCTGGGGAGCGCTCGGAGCCACCTTCGGCTCGCTGATCTTCAACACCATCGGCGGGTCGGTGGTCTATTCGGCCATGGGCTCGTCGCAGGCCGCCTCGGGCATCACCGCGTCGTTCATCGCGCCGCCGGTCGAGGAGTCCTTCAAGGGGATCTTCCTCTTGGTGGTGTGGGCCGCCTCGGCGCTGTGGCTCAAGGAGCTCGACGGCGCGCTCGACGGAGCCATCTACGGCGGCGTGATCGGCCTCGGCTTCACGCTCACCGAGGACGTGCTCTACATCATGCGCGGCACCTCGCAGGGCGGCATGGCGGCCTTCACCGTGATCTTCTTCCTGCGCACCATCCTGGGCGGCCTCGGCCACGCCACCTTCACGGCGATGACCGGCGTGGGGGTCGGCATCGCGGCCGAGTCTCGCAACATGCTGGTGAAGGTCGTCGCGCCCATCGGTGGCTGGACGGCGGCCGTGGGCCTGCACTTCCTGCACAACTTCCTGGTCAGCTTCTTCGGCGGCGCCGGCGTGCTGTTGAAGCTCGCCGTCTTCTTCACCTTCGACATCCTGTTCTTCGTCCTGCTCTACATCCTGGCGTTCCGCGACCGCGCCATCGTTATCCGCAACCTGGTGGACGAAGTGGGCGTGATGCTCCACCCCAAGGAGTTCAAGACCAGCACCAGCGCGGCCCAGCTGGTGCCGCTCTGGAACGTCCTGACCTTGAAGGACAGTCCGCAGGGCTACGGGGCAGCTCGCAAGAAGCAGCTCGCCCTGTCCGAGCTCGCGTTCCTCAAGCACCGCCGCCGCCGCGGCGAGTCCGGCCAGGGCCTCGACCGCCGCGAGCACGAGCTCCGCGCGGAGATCCAGGCCGCCAACAATCGAGGCGTGTTCATCGGGAAGCGGTGA
- a CDS encoding outer membrane protein transport protein, whose protein sequence is MAVLLASAQVAASPADTFGLGSRSTAMGSAVSADVRDFSANYYNPSGLALARGLDISAGYYYADHALEMNGKDSQVDPVRGIVGGLVAPGSFGFLPFAFGIATFLPDDRLSRARASRQEDPRWVMYDNRTQLIFISANLAIRPFDWLAIGGGMTWLAATRGAFGISGTAVLPAGNKTEYDSQLRHEVDADLTTERYPEFGITVRPHERLDLALVYRHQATIELDVDAELTGTVDATLIKVPARYTLDSYTVNAYIPRQLVLGESFRPIDELSLNLDLKWVQWSAFKSPVSRSSTTLDVNVPPGIIELPPNPKPTKIEDPAFTDRIVPELGVEYRLAVTPDLTVPIRAGYIYERSPVPDQSGITNYVDTDRHVLSFGTGVVLREPGALLPGNVRFDAHAQWSILPTRITLKDNPADYVGDYRARGSILNVGATVSLGFE, encoded by the coding sequence GTGGCCGTTCTCCTTGCGAGCGCGCAGGTCGCGGCGAGCCCCGCGGACACGTTCGGCCTCGGCTCGCGCTCGACCGCCATGGGCAGCGCCGTGTCGGCGGACGTGCGGGACTTCTCCGCGAACTACTACAACCCCTCGGGCCTGGCCCTCGCTCGCGGGCTCGACATCAGCGCCGGCTACTACTACGCGGACCATGCGCTCGAGATGAACGGCAAGGACAGCCAGGTCGATCCGGTGCGCGGCATCGTCGGCGGGCTGGTCGCGCCGGGCAGCTTCGGCTTTCTGCCGTTCGCGTTCGGGATCGCCACTTTCCTGCCGGACGATCGCTTGAGCCGCGCGCGCGCCAGCCGCCAGGAAGATCCGCGCTGGGTGATGTACGACAACCGCACGCAGCTGATCTTCATCTCGGCGAACCTGGCGATTCGGCCCTTCGACTGGCTCGCCATCGGCGGCGGCATGACCTGGCTCGCGGCGACCCGCGGCGCTTTCGGCATCAGCGGCACGGCCGTGCTGCCCGCCGGCAACAAGACCGAATACGACTCTCAGCTGCGCCACGAGGTGGACGCGGATCTGACCACGGAGCGTTATCCCGAGTTTGGCATCACCGTGCGCCCGCACGAGCGCCTGGACCTCGCCCTGGTCTACCGCCACCAAGCCACCATCGAGCTCGACGTGGACGCAGAGCTGACCGGCACCGTGGACGCTACGCTGATCAAGGTGCCCGCGCGCTACACGCTGGATTCGTACACGGTCAACGCCTACATCCCGCGCCAGCTGGTGCTCGGCGAGAGCTTCCGCCCGATCGACGAGCTGTCCTTGAACCTGGATCTGAAATGGGTGCAGTGGTCCGCGTTCAAGAGCCCGGTCAGCCGCTCCAGCACAACACTGGACGTGAACGTCCCGCCCGGGATCATCGAGCTCCCGCCGAACCCCAAGCCGACCAAGATCGAGGATCCGGCCTTCACGGATCGCATCGTGCCGGAGCTCGGCGTCGAGTACCGGCTCGCGGTCACCCCGGATCTGACCGTGCCGATCCGCGCTGGCTACATCTACGAGCGCTCGCCGGTGCCGGACCAGAGCGGTATCACCAACTACGTGGACACCGACCGGCACGTGCTGTCGTTCGGCACCGGGGTCGTCTTGCGCGAGCCCGGCGCGCTTCTGCCCGGCAACGTCCGCTTCGACGCGCACGCGCAGTGGTCGATCCTGCCGACCCGGATCACGCTCAAGGACAACCCTGCCGACTACGTCGGGGACTACCGCGCCCGCGGCAGCATCCTCAACGTGGGCGCCACCGTCTCGCTGGGGTTCGAATGA